GGTTGCGGAAAGACAACGATTTTGCGGATGGTGGCCGGACTTGTCGAGCCAACGGCCGGCGAGATCACGCTCGATGGTCTTAAACTCGGCAATCGAACGCTTGCTGAAGTGCGGCGTCGCCTCGGCTATGTCATTCAAGAGGGTGGACTGTTTCCACATTTAACCGCCGCCGCCAACGTCACGGTCATGGCCCGGCATGAGGGCTGGTCCAGGGTACGCAGCGCGAGGAGGCTGGCCGAGCTCGTCGAGATGACCCGATTTCCAGCCGATGCGCTCGATCGCTATCCGAACGAGCTTTCCGGTGGGCAGCGTCAGCGGCTGAGCTTGATGCGAGCGCTTTTTTTGAGCCCGCGGGTGCCATTGCTCGATGAGCCGCTGGGAGCGCTCGATCCGATGATTCGCGCCGGACTGCAGCGCGATTTGAAAGGGGTGTTCGAGCGCAGCGGCGCAACCGTGCTGCTCGTGACGCACGATCTGGTTGAGGCGAGCTGGTTTGCCGATCGGGTCTGCGTGCTCGAATCCGGACGGATCGCGCAGCAGGGCACATTCGCCGATATCGTCGAGCGGCCGGCCAGCGAATTCGTTCGCGAGTTCGTCAACTCGCAGGTGGTGGCCAGTTGAAGCACGCGGCGATTTATAAGTGGTCGGTGCTGGCCGTCGTGCTTCTGGCGGCTGGCGTTGTTCCGTTGCCGCGCCGCGGCGCGCAAGTGCGCATCGGCTCGAAGAAATTCACCGAGTCGGTAATCCTCGGCGAAACATTGCGATTGCTGGCGGCACACGACGGCCTCGACGCGGTTCATTATCGCGAATTTGGTGGCACCCGCATCGTTTTCGATGCACTCGAAGCAGGCCAGATCGATGTCTACCCGGAATATACCGGCACGATTGTCCATGAAATACTGGCTGGCAAGAATCTCGCGGACGAAGAAGCCATCGGTCGCGAGCTTCACACGCGCGGCTTGGCGATGTCGAAATCGCTTGGCTTTAGCAATACCTATGCGATTGCGCTCACCAAGAAACGTGCCGCCGAACTCGGAATCGCAAAGATTTCCGATCTGAAGCGCTATCCAGAGCTGAAGCTGGCGCTAACACACGAGTTTCTCGATCGCAGCGACGGCTGGCCGGCGCTGGCAAAGCGTTACGACTTGCCGCAACGCGATGTCGTCGGGGTCGACCACGATCTCGCGTATCCGCAACTTCTGGCAGGCGAAGTCGACGCGATCGATGTCTATTCGACCGATGCGATGATCCACCGCGGCGATCTGGCGGTGTTGAAAGACGATCTGAAATTCTTTCCGCGATACGATGCGGTGTGGCTCTATCGTCTGGAAGCGGTCGATCGCTACCCTCGCTTGCTCGCGGCGATTCGCCAACTCGAAGGTGCAATCTCGGAACCGACCATGCGAAAGCTAAACGATTCGGTCGAATCGCGCGAGCGGTCGGAATCGCAGGCTGCCGCCGATTTTCTGCGCACGAAGCTCGGAGTGAACGCCGAGGCGGAGCGAACTTCGTGGGCAACGATGGTTCTGACCCGCGTCGGCGAGCATCTCGATCTGGTGCGCCGCTCGCTGCTGCCGGCGATCGTGGCGGGAATCGCGCTGGGCATCTTCTGCCAGCGGCGTCGACGAATTGGCAGCGTGGTCTTGGCGGCGGTGGGACTTCTGCAAACGATTCCGTCGCTGGCGCTACTGGTGCTGTTGTTGCCGGTCGTGGCGGCGCTCGGATATGCGAGCATCGGCGAGGGATCGG
This DNA window, taken from Pirellulales bacterium, encodes the following:
- a CDS encoding ATP-binding cassette domain-containing protein encodes the protein MLQFAGVSKAYGGKTVVAPFDLTVETGEVAVLLGPSGCGKTTILRMVAGLVEPTAGEITLDGLKLGNRTLAEVRRRLGYVIQEGGLFPHLTAAANVTVMARHEGWSRVRSARRLAELVEMTRFPADALDRYPNELSGGQRQRLSLMRALFLSPRVPLLDEPLGALDPMIRAGLQRDLKGVFERSGATVLLVTHDLVEASWFADRVCVLESGRIAQQGTFADIVERPASEFVREFVNSQVVAS
- a CDS encoding glycine betaine ABC transporter substrate-binding protein, which encodes MKHAAIYKWSVLAVVLLAAGVVPLPRRGAQVRIGSKKFTESVILGETLRLLAAHDGLDAVHYREFGGTRIVFDALEAGQIDVYPEYTGTIVHEILAGKNLADEEAIGRELHTRGLAMSKSLGFSNTYAIALTKKRAAELGIAKISDLKRYPELKLALTHEFLDRSDGWPALAKRYDLPQRDVVGVDHDLAYPQLLAGEVDAIDVYSTDAMIHRGDLAVLKDDLKFFPRYDAVWLYRLEAVDRYPRLLAAIRQLEGAISEPTMRKLNDSVESRERSESQAAADFLRTKLGVNAEAERTSWATMVLTRVGEHLDLVRRSLLPAIVAGIALGIFCQRRRRIGSVVLAAVGLLQTIPSLALLVLLLPVVAALGYASIGEGSVTAVIALFAYCLLPIVRNTFTGLDGIPRGTVESATVLGLGPPSKLAEIELPIALPTILAGIRTAAVQNVGFATLGAIIGAGGLGQPILSGIRLNDVPLILSGAIPAALLALVLQFAIDGLEWAVVPRGLRGDSLR